The DNA region AAAACCATCGCCTGGAGCATTTGGGCAGAGGTAAGCCGTGGCTTTGATGAAAGTCTTTTACCACTTTGCGAGTCAGGCGACCGGATACCTGACGCACGATTTGGTGCAAGAGGCGATCGCCCGTTTTTTGAATCAAGGGTTTGGGCAGAGCATGAATAAACCGGGGAAACTGAATATCCACCGTTAAATCTAACAACCACTTAACCTGGGTGAAACCAGGCGGTAGAGAGGAAGCCATTGAGGATTCCTGGGAATGCTCCGGCAGTACGTCAACCAGTTCCATAGAAGCCCGAAAATCAACGCTGTAACCCGCTGTCTCCTCATGGGGCAGGGGAACGGTTTCAATCCGGTATATTCCCGCCTCTTGCGGCAGCAAATCCAGACCAATTTTAGGTTCTACTTCATACCCAAAGGAGCCAAATTTACCAATCACCAGAGCATAACTATTTTTGCCAATCGGCTCTACCGTCATTGGTTGAGCGCACCGTCGAAACCATTCGTGATGGCGATCGAAATAGGCCGCAACCGTATGCACATCAGCCTGTAATTCCATGCTGTCGGTAAACTGGCTGTAAAAACGAGTGGGTTCATTCACAGGCAGTGCTGCGTCCTCTTTCACAGAATAGTCTGGCCCCGATACCACAGATGAGGTGTGGATCAACGCCTCGGTTACTTCAACGGATGAGTGCTCAGTGGGTTGGTATGACTGCATGGATTAAAAAGATTTCCAA from Leptodesmis sichuanensis A121 includes:
- a CDS encoding DUF1997 domain-containing protein, coding for MQSYQPTEHSSVEVTEALIHTSSVVSGPDYSVKEDAALPVNEPTRFYSQFTDSMELQADVHTVAAYFDRHHEWFRRCAQPMTVEPIGKNSYALVIGKFGSFGYEVEPKIGLDLLPQEAGIYRIETVPLPHEETAGYSVDFRASMELVDVLPEHSQESSMASSLPPGFTQVKWLLDLTVDIQFPRFIHALPKPLIQKTGDRLLHQIVRQVSGRLTRKVVKDFHQSHGLPLPKCSRRWFFQKAESYQELDPI